The DNA region GCGGCCTCGTCGGCCCGGCGGGCGACGGTCAGTTCGGCTAGTTCGCGGTGTTCACCCGCGGTGTCACGGTTCGGGTCGTCGCCGAGGAAGCGAGACCATGCGAGGTAGAGCTCGGCGCGTACTCGTAGCGAGGTGGCGATCGATTCGAGGTGACCATTGCCGCTGCCGGCGAGCAGGGCCACATGGAAGGCGCGGTGGACGTCCACGAAATCCAGGTTGGGGACGGCATCTTCGAGGAACATCGGCGTGGCGGCCAGTCGGTGGTGGGCGGCGACGACCTGCGCCTCCCACATCAAGTCTCCGTTGGCGATGGACTCGCGCAGGGTGGCGGTCTCGATCAAGACGCGGGCTCGGGTCAGTTCGCGCAAGTCGGTTGCGGACAGCGGCAGGGTGGCGAAGCCGCGCTGTGGATTGGCTTGCAGCAGGCCTTGTTCGGCGAGTCGGCTCATGGCCTCGCGTACGACGGACAGGCTGACGTCGAAGCGTTCGCTGTAGTCGGCGAGCTTCATCTTCGTGCCCGGCGGGACGCGGGCGGAGAGGACTTCGGATCGGATCGCGTCGTAGACGACCTCGGCCCGGGTCTGTTTGACGGTACGGGTCGGCACCCTCGCATGGTATCGCGATCCCGAAGAAATGACGTCATTCGAGAAAATTTCGAAATTCTCTTGCAATGTCGAAATTCTACGCGTAGAACTTGTGGTGCTCGTCACTCACATGCGCGACTGGTATCGCGCTCAGGAGGTTGATCACCACATGACCACCACGGTTCCCGTT from Nocardia tengchongensis includes:
- a CDS encoding GntR family transcriptional regulator, with amino-acid sequence MPTRTVKQTRAEVVYDAIRSEVLSARVPPGTKMKLADYSERFDVSLSVVREAMSRLAEQGLLQANPQRGFATLPLSATDLRELTRARVLIETATLRESIANGDLMWEAQVVAAHHRLAATPMFLEDAVPNLDFVDVHRAFHVALLAGSGNGHLESIATSLRVRAELYLAWSRFLGDDPNRDTAGEHRELAELTVARRADEAADALARHIQRTADSLADYARTVGSGE